One part of the Phacochoerus africanus isolate WHEZ1 chromosome 7, ROS_Pafr_v1, whole genome shotgun sequence genome encodes these proteins:
- the RRP7A gene encoding ribosomal RNA-processing protein 7 homolog A isoform X1, with the protein MVARRRKRAARDSEKGLLSPPGYSAIPIKFSEKQQASHHLYVREHRVRGDTKSSWPQKRTLFVLNVPPYCTEECLSRLLSPCGAVQSVQLQEKPDLAGSPQEPKSKFFDPKPVPGFRVAYVAFQKPGGLAAALALKGPLLVSTESHPVKSGVHKWIRDYTDSVPDPEALRVDVDTFMETYDKKMAEEEAKAKEEEGVPDEEGWVKVTRRGRRPVLPRTEAASLRVLEREKRKRARKELLNFYAWQHRETKMEHLAQLRKKFEEDKQRIELMRAQRKFRPY; encoded by the exons ATGGTGGCCCGCAGGAGGAAGCGTGCAGCGCGGGACTCTGAGAAGGGGCTTCTGAGCCCGCCCGGCTACTCAG CCATTCCGATCAAGTTCTCTGAAAAGCAACAGGCCTCTCATCACCTCTATGTGAGAGAGCACAGAGTTCGGGGAGACACCAAGTCTTCCTGGCCTCAGAAGCGGACCCTTTTTGTCCTCAATGTGCCCCCATACTGCACAGAG GAGTGCCTGTCCCGCCTCCTGTCCCCCTGCGGCGCCGTCCAGTCTGTGCAGTTACAGGAGAAGCCGGACCTCGCCGGGAGCCCACAGGAGCCAAAGTCAAAGTTTTTTGACCCCAAGCCGGTGCCC gggTTCCGGGTGGCCTATGTGGCCTTCCAGAAGccaggtgggctggcagctgccttGGCCCTGAAGGGCCCTTTGCTGGTCTCAACAGAGAGTCACCCCGTGAAGAGTGGCGTTCACA AGTGGATCCGAGACTACACGGACTCGGTGCCGGACCCCGAGGCCCTGCGGGTGGATGTGGACACGTTCATGGAGACGTACGACAAGAAGATGGCGGAG GAGGAGGCTAAggccaaggaggaggaaggggtccCCGACGAGGAGGGCTGGGTGAAGGTGACGCGCCGTGGCCGGCGGCCAGTGCTCCCGCGGACAGAGGCGGCCAGCCTGCGGGTGCTGGAGAGGGAGAAGCGGAAGCGCGCCCGCAAGGAACTGCTCAACTTCTACGCCTGGCAGCACCGCGAGACCAAGATGGAAC ATCTAGCGCAGCTGCGCAAGAAGTTTGAGGAGGACAAGCAGAGGATCGAGCTGATGCGGGCCCAGCGCAAGTTCCGGCCCTACTGA
- the RRP7A gene encoding ribosomal RNA-processing protein 7 homolog A isoform X2, with translation MDGQTHGPRKGQPEPDSTPIFLPAIPIKFSEKQQASHHLYVREHRVRGDTKSSWPQKRTLFVLNVPPYCTEECLSRLLSPCGAVQSVQLQEKPDLAGSPQEPKSKFFDPKPVPGFRVAYVAFQKPGGLAAALALKGPLLVSTESHPVKSGVHKWIRDYTDSVPDPEALRVDVDTFMETYDKKMAEEEAKAKEEEGVPDEEGWVKVTRRGRRPVLPRTEAASLRVLEREKRKRARKELLNFYAWQHRETKMEHLAQLRKKFEEDKQRIELMRAQRKFRPY, from the exons ATGGACGGACAGACACACGGGCCTAGGAAGGGACAGCCTGAACCTGACAGCACCCCCATTTTCCTTCCAGCCATTCCGATCAAGTTCTCTGAAAAGCAACAGGCCTCTCATCACCTCTATGTGAGAGAGCACAGAGTTCGGGGAGACACCAAGTCTTCCTGGCCTCAGAAGCGGACCCTTTTTGTCCTCAATGTGCCCCCATACTGCACAGAG GAGTGCCTGTCCCGCCTCCTGTCCCCCTGCGGCGCCGTCCAGTCTGTGCAGTTACAGGAGAAGCCGGACCTCGCCGGGAGCCCACAGGAGCCAAAGTCAAAGTTTTTTGACCCCAAGCCGGTGCCC gggTTCCGGGTGGCCTATGTGGCCTTCCAGAAGccaggtgggctggcagctgccttGGCCCTGAAGGGCCCTTTGCTGGTCTCAACAGAGAGTCACCCCGTGAAGAGTGGCGTTCACA AGTGGATCCGAGACTACACGGACTCGGTGCCGGACCCCGAGGCCCTGCGGGTGGATGTGGACACGTTCATGGAGACGTACGACAAGAAGATGGCGGAG GAGGAGGCTAAggccaaggaggaggaaggggtccCCGACGAGGAGGGCTGGGTGAAGGTGACGCGCCGTGGCCGGCGGCCAGTGCTCCCGCGGACAGAGGCGGCCAGCCTGCGGGTGCTGGAGAGGGAGAAGCGGAAGCGCGCCCGCAAGGAACTGCTCAACTTCTACGCCTGGCAGCACCGCGAGACCAAGATGGAAC ATCTAGCGCAGCTGCGCAAGAAGTTTGAGGAGGACAAGCAGAGGATCGAGCTGATGCGGGCCCAGCGCAAGTTCCGGCCCTACTGA
- the SERHL2 gene encoding serine hydrolase-like protein 2 isoform X5, with translation MPWSSPKRKQGKKRATPSFANGLMSELKLAVPWGHIAAKIWGPQQGSPVLCLHGWLDNANSFDRLIPLLPKDFHYVAMDFGGHGLSSHYSPGFPYYHQNFVTEVRRVVAALKWNRFSLLGHSFGGTVGGMFSCIFPEMVDKLILLDSSPFVLDTNEVENMLSYKRRAIEHTLQVEASNKPSRVVSPQEMLQGLLKNNSHVGEECGALLLQRGTTPVAAGLVMNRDRRISWPEQSFEFISRELFVHAIKQLQARVLLIKAMQGFYNVRREHDADKEPMQFVTSMLRSLLRERFQYVEVPGNHYVHLNQPQHVAGVIGSFLQSKAIPAQL, from the exons atgccatggagcagcccaaaaagaaaacagggaaaaaaaagagccaccCCATCTTTCGCCAACG gtcTCATGTCAGAGCTGAAGCTCGCTGTGCCCTGGGGCCACATTGCCGCCAAAATCTGGGGCCCCCAGCAGGGTTCCCCAGTTCTCTGCCTTCACGGCTGGCTGGACAATGCTAACTCCTTCGACAGGCTCATCCCTCTTCTCCCGAAAG ACTTTCACTACGTGGCCATGGATTTTGGGGGTCACGGGCTCTCATCCCACTATAGCCCAGGTTTCCCGTATTACCACCAAAACTTTGTGACTGAGGTCCGAAGGGTCGTGGCAG CCCTGAAATGGAACCGTTTTTCCCTCCTGGGCCACAGTTTTG GTGGCACTGTGGGTGGAATG TTTTCCTGTATCTTCCCCGAGATGGTGGATAAACTTATCTTGCTGGACTCCTCACCATTTGTCCTGGACACTAAT GAAGTAGAGAACATGCTGAGCTACAAGCGGAGAGCCATAGAGCACACGCTGCAGGTGGAGGCCTCCAACAAGCCGTCGAGAGTGGTCAGCCCGCAGGAGATGCTGCAGGG GCTGCTGAAGAACAACAGTCACGTGGGAGAGGAGTGTGGGGCGCTCCTCCTGCAGAGAGGAACCACGCCGGTGGCCGCAG GCCTGGTGATGAACAGAGACCGGAGGATCTCTTGG CCAGAGCAGAGCTTCGAGTTCATCAGCAGGGAGCTGTTTGTACATGCCATCAAGCAGCTGCAGGCCCGCGTCCTGCTCATCAA AGCAATGCAAGGATTTTACAACGTGAGGAGGGAGCATGACGCTGACAAGGAGCCCATGCAGTTCGTGACCAGCATGCTGAGATCTCTCCTCCGAGAG cGGTTCCAGTACGTGGAAGTCCCAGGTAATCACTACGTCCATCTGAACCAGCCCCAGCACGTGGCCGGCGTCATCGGCTCCTTTTTACAGAGCAAGGCGATCCCCGCccagctgtag
- the SERHL2 gene encoding serine hydrolase-like protein 2 isoform X6, with translation MGLMSELKLAVPWGHIAAKIWGPQQGSPVLCLHGWLDNANSFDRLIPLLPKDFHYVAMDFGGHGLSSHYSPGFPYYHQNFVTEVRRVVAALKWNRFSLLGHSFGGTVGGMFSCIFPEMVDKLILLDSSPFVLDTNEVENMLSYKRRAIEHTLQVEASNKPSRVVSPQEMLQGLLKNNSHVGEECGALLLQRGTTPVAAGLVMNRDRRISWPEQSFEFISRELFVHAIKQLQARVLLIKAMQGFYNVRREHDADKEPMQFVTSMLRSLLRERFQYVEVPGNHYVHLNQPQHVAGVIGSFLQSKAIPAQL, from the exons ATGG gtcTCATGTCAGAGCTGAAGCTCGCTGTGCCCTGGGGCCACATTGCCGCCAAAATCTGGGGCCCCCAGCAGGGTTCCCCAGTTCTCTGCCTTCACGGCTGGCTGGACAATGCTAACTCCTTCGACAGGCTCATCCCTCTTCTCCCGAAAG ACTTTCACTACGTGGCCATGGATTTTGGGGGTCACGGGCTCTCATCCCACTATAGCCCAGGTTTCCCGTATTACCACCAAAACTTTGTGACTGAGGTCCGAAGGGTCGTGGCAG CCCTGAAATGGAACCGTTTTTCCCTCCTGGGCCACAGTTTTG GTGGCACTGTGGGTGGAATG TTTTCCTGTATCTTCCCCGAGATGGTGGATAAACTTATCTTGCTGGACTCCTCACCATTTGTCCTGGACACTAAT GAAGTAGAGAACATGCTGAGCTACAAGCGGAGAGCCATAGAGCACACGCTGCAGGTGGAGGCCTCCAACAAGCCGTCGAGAGTGGTCAGCCCGCAGGAGATGCTGCAGGG GCTGCTGAAGAACAACAGTCACGTGGGAGAGGAGTGTGGGGCGCTCCTCCTGCAGAGAGGAACCACGCCGGTGGCCGCAG GCCTGGTGATGAACAGAGACCGGAGGATCTCTTGG CCAGAGCAGAGCTTCGAGTTCATCAGCAGGGAGCTGTTTGTACATGCCATCAAGCAGCTGCAGGCCCGCGTCCTGCTCATCAA AGCAATGCAAGGATTTTACAACGTGAGGAGGGAGCATGACGCTGACAAGGAGCCCATGCAGTTCGTGACCAGCATGCTGAGATCTCTCCTCCGAGAG cGGTTCCAGTACGTGGAAGTCCCAGGTAATCACTACGTCCATCTGAACCAGCCCCAGCACGTGGCCGGCGTCATCGGCTCCTTTTTACAGAGCAAGGCGATCCCCGCccagctgtag
- the SERHL2 gene encoding serine hydrolase-like protein 2 isoform X4 codes for MPWSSPKRKQGKKRATPSFANGLMSELKLAVPWGHIAAKIWGPQQGSPVLCLHGWLDNANSFDRLIPLLPKALKWNRFSLLGHSFGGTVGGMFSCIFPEMVDKLILLDSSPFVLDTNEVENMLSYKRRAIEHTLQVEASNKPSRVVSPQEMLQGLLKNNSHVGEECGALLLQRGTTPVAAGLVMNRDRRISWPEQSFEFISRELFVHAIKQLQARVLLIKAMQGFYNVRREHDADKEPMQFVTSMLRSLLREVGARGLGRLGRPEPSPPLLFSCTGTPGLAPGLTGGFAPCCGPWSRMYIRTESRCSIGRISRFYCPHISPGPRPSQQFQFPRVPSGNR; via the exons atgccatggagcagcccaaaaagaaaacagggaaaaaaaagagccaccCCATCTTTCGCCAACG gtcTCATGTCAGAGCTGAAGCTCGCTGTGCCCTGGGGCCACATTGCCGCCAAAATCTGGGGCCCCCAGCAGGGTTCCCCAGTTCTCTGCCTTCACGGCTGGCTGGACAATGCTAACTCCTTCGACAGGCTCATCCCTCTTCTCCCGAAAG CCCTGAAATGGAACCGTTTTTCCCTCCTGGGCCACAGTTTTG GTGGCACTGTGGGTGGAATG TTTTCCTGTATCTTCCCCGAGATGGTGGATAAACTTATCTTGCTGGACTCCTCACCATTTGTCCTGGACACTAAT GAAGTAGAGAACATGCTGAGCTACAAGCGGAGAGCCATAGAGCACACGCTGCAGGTGGAGGCCTCCAACAAGCCGTCGAGAGTGGTCAGCCCGCAGGAGATGCTGCAGGG GCTGCTGAAGAACAACAGTCACGTGGGAGAGGAGTGTGGGGCGCTCCTCCTGCAGAGAGGAACCACGCCGGTGGCCGCAG GCCTGGTGATGAACAGAGACCGGAGGATCTCTTGG CCAGAGCAGAGCTTCGAGTTCATCAGCAGGGAGCTGTTTGTACATGCCATCAAGCAGCTGCAGGCCCGCGTCCTGCTCATCAA AGCAATGCAAGGATTTTACAACGTGAGGAGGGAGCATGACGCTGACAAGGAGCCCATGCAGTTCGTGACCAGCATGCTGAGATCTCTCCTCCGAGAGGTGGGTGCGCGGGGGTTGGGGCGGCTGGGCCGTCCAGAGCCCTCCcccccccttctcttttcttgcactgggacccctggcctggccccggGTCTAACAGGTGGCTTCGCTCCCTGCTGTGGTCCCTGGAGTCGCATGTACATCCGCACCGAGAGCAGATGTTCCATTGGCAGGATCTCCCGCTTCTATTGTCCTCACATATCCCCGGGGCCAAGGCCAAGTCAGCAGTTCCAGTTTCCTAGGGTCCCAAGTGGGAACAGGTGA
- the SERHL2 gene encoding serine hydrolase-like protein 2 isoform X3, with the protein MSELKLAVPWGHIAAKIWGPQQGSPVLCLHGWLDNANSFDRLIPLLPKDFHYVAMDFGGHGLSSHYSPGFPYYHQNFVTEVRRVVAALKWNRFSLLGHSFGGTVGGMFSCIFPEMVDKLILLDSSPFVLDTNEVENMLSYKRRAIEHTLQVEASNKPSRVVSPQEMLQGLLKNNSHVGEECGALLLQRGTTPVAAGLVMNRDRRISWPEQSFEFISRELFVHAIKQLQARVLLIKAMQGFYNVRREHDADKEPMQFVTSMLRSLLREVGARGLGRLGRPEPSPPLLFSCTGTPGLAPGLTGGFAPCCGPWSRMYIRTESRCSIGRISRFYCPHISPGPRPSQQFQFPRVPSGNR; encoded by the exons ATGTCAGAGCTGAAGCTCGCTGTGCCCTGGGGCCACATTGCCGCCAAAATCTGGGGCCCCCAGCAGGGTTCCCCAGTTCTCTGCCTTCACGGCTGGCTGGACAATGCTAACTCCTTCGACAGGCTCATCCCTCTTCTCCCGAAAG ACTTTCACTACGTGGCCATGGATTTTGGGGGTCACGGGCTCTCATCCCACTATAGCCCAGGTTTCCCGTATTACCACCAAAACTTTGTGACTGAGGTCCGAAGGGTCGTGGCAG CCCTGAAATGGAACCGTTTTTCCCTCCTGGGCCACAGTTTTG GTGGCACTGTGGGTGGAATG TTTTCCTGTATCTTCCCCGAGATGGTGGATAAACTTATCTTGCTGGACTCCTCACCATTTGTCCTGGACACTAAT GAAGTAGAGAACATGCTGAGCTACAAGCGGAGAGCCATAGAGCACACGCTGCAGGTGGAGGCCTCCAACAAGCCGTCGAGAGTGGTCAGCCCGCAGGAGATGCTGCAGGG GCTGCTGAAGAACAACAGTCACGTGGGAGAGGAGTGTGGGGCGCTCCTCCTGCAGAGAGGAACCACGCCGGTGGCCGCAG GCCTGGTGATGAACAGAGACCGGAGGATCTCTTGG CCAGAGCAGAGCTTCGAGTTCATCAGCAGGGAGCTGTTTGTACATGCCATCAAGCAGCTGCAGGCCCGCGTCCTGCTCATCAA AGCAATGCAAGGATTTTACAACGTGAGGAGGGAGCATGACGCTGACAAGGAGCCCATGCAGTTCGTGACCAGCATGCTGAGATCTCTCCTCCGAGAGGTGGGTGCGCGGGGGTTGGGGCGGCTGGGCCGTCCAGAGCCCTCCcccccccttctcttttcttgcactgggacccctggcctggccccggGTCTAACAGGTGGCTTCGCTCCCTGCTGTGGTCCCTGGAGTCGCATGTACATCCGCACCGAGAGCAGATGTTCCATTGGCAGGATCTCCCGCTTCTATTGTCCTCACATATCCCCGGGGCCAAGGCCAAGTCAGCAGTTCCAGTTTCCTAGGGTCCCAAGTGGGAACAGGTGA
- the SERHL2 gene encoding serine hydrolase-like protein 2 isoform X1 codes for MPWSSPKRKQGKKRATPSFANGLMSELKLAVPWGHIAAKIWGPQQGSPVLCLHGWLDNANSFDRLIPLLPKDFHYVAMDFGGHGLSSHYSPGFPYYHQNFVTEVRRVVAALKWNRFSLLGHSFGGTVGGMFSCIFPEMVDKLILLDSSPFVLDTNEVENMLSYKRRAIEHTLQVEASNKPSRVVSPQEMLQGLLKNNSHVGEECGALLLQRGTTPVAAGLVMNRDRRISWPEQSFEFISRELFVHAIKQLQARVLLIKAMQGFYNVRREHDADKEPMQFVTSMLRSLLREVGARGLGRLGRPEPSPPLLFSCTGTPGLAPGLTGGFAPCCGPWSRMYIRTESRCSIGRISRFYCPHISPGPRPSQQFQFPRVPSGNR; via the exons atgccatggagcagcccaaaaagaaaacagggaaaaaaaagagccaccCCATCTTTCGCCAACG gtcTCATGTCAGAGCTGAAGCTCGCTGTGCCCTGGGGCCACATTGCCGCCAAAATCTGGGGCCCCCAGCAGGGTTCCCCAGTTCTCTGCCTTCACGGCTGGCTGGACAATGCTAACTCCTTCGACAGGCTCATCCCTCTTCTCCCGAAAG ACTTTCACTACGTGGCCATGGATTTTGGGGGTCACGGGCTCTCATCCCACTATAGCCCAGGTTTCCCGTATTACCACCAAAACTTTGTGACTGAGGTCCGAAGGGTCGTGGCAG CCCTGAAATGGAACCGTTTTTCCCTCCTGGGCCACAGTTTTG GTGGCACTGTGGGTGGAATG TTTTCCTGTATCTTCCCCGAGATGGTGGATAAACTTATCTTGCTGGACTCCTCACCATTTGTCCTGGACACTAAT GAAGTAGAGAACATGCTGAGCTACAAGCGGAGAGCCATAGAGCACACGCTGCAGGTGGAGGCCTCCAACAAGCCGTCGAGAGTGGTCAGCCCGCAGGAGATGCTGCAGGG GCTGCTGAAGAACAACAGTCACGTGGGAGAGGAGTGTGGGGCGCTCCTCCTGCAGAGAGGAACCACGCCGGTGGCCGCAG GCCTGGTGATGAACAGAGACCGGAGGATCTCTTGG CCAGAGCAGAGCTTCGAGTTCATCAGCAGGGAGCTGTTTGTACATGCCATCAAGCAGCTGCAGGCCCGCGTCCTGCTCATCAA AGCAATGCAAGGATTTTACAACGTGAGGAGGGAGCATGACGCTGACAAGGAGCCCATGCAGTTCGTGACCAGCATGCTGAGATCTCTCCTCCGAGAGGTGGGTGCGCGGGGGTTGGGGCGGCTGGGCCGTCCAGAGCCCTCCcccccccttctcttttcttgcactgggacccctggcctggccccggGTCTAACAGGTGGCTTCGCTCCCTGCTGTGGTCCCTGGAGTCGCATGTACATCCGCACCGAGAGCAGATGTTCCATTGGCAGGATCTCCCGCTTCTATTGTCCTCACATATCCCCGGGGCCAAGGCCAAGTCAGCAGTTCCAGTTTCCTAGGGTCCCAAGTGGGAACAGGTGA
- the SERHL2 gene encoding serine hydrolase-like protein 2 isoform X2 — protein MGLMSELKLAVPWGHIAAKIWGPQQGSPVLCLHGWLDNANSFDRLIPLLPKDFHYVAMDFGGHGLSSHYSPGFPYYHQNFVTEVRRVVAALKWNRFSLLGHSFGGTVGGMFSCIFPEMVDKLILLDSSPFVLDTNEVENMLSYKRRAIEHTLQVEASNKPSRVVSPQEMLQGLLKNNSHVGEECGALLLQRGTTPVAAGLVMNRDRRISWPEQSFEFISRELFVHAIKQLQARVLLIKAMQGFYNVRREHDADKEPMQFVTSMLRSLLREVGARGLGRLGRPEPSPPLLFSCTGTPGLAPGLTGGFAPCCGPWSRMYIRTESRCSIGRISRFYCPHISPGPRPSQQFQFPRVPSGNR, from the exons ATGG gtcTCATGTCAGAGCTGAAGCTCGCTGTGCCCTGGGGCCACATTGCCGCCAAAATCTGGGGCCCCCAGCAGGGTTCCCCAGTTCTCTGCCTTCACGGCTGGCTGGACAATGCTAACTCCTTCGACAGGCTCATCCCTCTTCTCCCGAAAG ACTTTCACTACGTGGCCATGGATTTTGGGGGTCACGGGCTCTCATCCCACTATAGCCCAGGTTTCCCGTATTACCACCAAAACTTTGTGACTGAGGTCCGAAGGGTCGTGGCAG CCCTGAAATGGAACCGTTTTTCCCTCCTGGGCCACAGTTTTG GTGGCACTGTGGGTGGAATG TTTTCCTGTATCTTCCCCGAGATGGTGGATAAACTTATCTTGCTGGACTCCTCACCATTTGTCCTGGACACTAAT GAAGTAGAGAACATGCTGAGCTACAAGCGGAGAGCCATAGAGCACACGCTGCAGGTGGAGGCCTCCAACAAGCCGTCGAGAGTGGTCAGCCCGCAGGAGATGCTGCAGGG GCTGCTGAAGAACAACAGTCACGTGGGAGAGGAGTGTGGGGCGCTCCTCCTGCAGAGAGGAACCACGCCGGTGGCCGCAG GCCTGGTGATGAACAGAGACCGGAGGATCTCTTGG CCAGAGCAGAGCTTCGAGTTCATCAGCAGGGAGCTGTTTGTACATGCCATCAAGCAGCTGCAGGCCCGCGTCCTGCTCATCAA AGCAATGCAAGGATTTTACAACGTGAGGAGGGAGCATGACGCTGACAAGGAGCCCATGCAGTTCGTGACCAGCATGCTGAGATCTCTCCTCCGAGAGGTGGGTGCGCGGGGGTTGGGGCGGCTGGGCCGTCCAGAGCCCTCCcccccccttctcttttcttgcactgggacccctggcctggccccggGTCTAACAGGTGGCTTCGCTCCCTGCTGTGGTCCCTGGAGTCGCATGTACATCCGCACCGAGAGCAGATGTTCCATTGGCAGGATCTCCCGCTTCTATTGTCCTCACATATCCCCGGGGCCAAGGCCAAGTCAGCAGTTCCAGTTTCCTAGGGTCCCAAGTGGGAACAGGTGA
- the SERHL2 gene encoding serine hydrolase-like protein 2 isoform X7: protein MPWSSPKRKQGKKRATPSFANGLMSELKLAVPWGHIAAKIWGPQQGSPVLCLHGWLDNANSFDRLIPLLPKDFHYVAMDFGGHGLSSHYSPGFPYYHQNFVTEVRRVVAALKWNRFSLLGHSFGGTVGGMFSCIFPEMVDKLILLDSSPFVLDTNEVENMLSYKRRAIEHTLQVEASNKPSRVVSPQEMLQGLLKNNSHVGEECGALLLQRGTTPVAAARAELRVHQQGAVCTCHQAAAGPRPAHQSNARILQREEGA from the exons atgccatggagcagcccaaaaagaaaacagggaaaaaaaagagccaccCCATCTTTCGCCAACG gtcTCATGTCAGAGCTGAAGCTCGCTGTGCCCTGGGGCCACATTGCCGCCAAAATCTGGGGCCCCCAGCAGGGTTCCCCAGTTCTCTGCCTTCACGGCTGGCTGGACAATGCTAACTCCTTCGACAGGCTCATCCCTCTTCTCCCGAAAG ACTTTCACTACGTGGCCATGGATTTTGGGGGTCACGGGCTCTCATCCCACTATAGCCCAGGTTTCCCGTATTACCACCAAAACTTTGTGACTGAGGTCCGAAGGGTCGTGGCAG CCCTGAAATGGAACCGTTTTTCCCTCCTGGGCCACAGTTTTG GTGGCACTGTGGGTGGAATG TTTTCCTGTATCTTCCCCGAGATGGTGGATAAACTTATCTTGCTGGACTCCTCACCATTTGTCCTGGACACTAAT GAAGTAGAGAACATGCTGAGCTACAAGCGGAGAGCCATAGAGCACACGCTGCAGGTGGAGGCCTCCAACAAGCCGTCGAGAGTGGTCAGCCCGCAGGAGATGCTGCAGGG GCTGCTGAAGAACAACAGTCACGTGGGAGAGGAGTGTGGGGCGCTCCTCCTGCAGAGAGGAACCACGCCGGTGGCCGCAG CCAGAGCAGAGCTTCGAGTTCATCAGCAGGGAGCTGTTTGTACATGCCATCAAGCAGCTGCAGGCCCGCGTCCTGCTCATCAA AGCAATGCAAGGATTTTACAACGTGAGGAGGGAGCATGA